The DNA region ATCTTCTACATATTCTTAACCGTCGCTGTGATAGCACTCATCATTGAGAGCGGTTTGGCCTTGAACCTTGCTGAAAAAATCGCCAATTTGATTTCAAAATTCATCCCGAAAGAGGAGAAGAAGTCAATCGAAGATATTGTAGCATCTCTGTCCAAAGAGGGGTATGATGAAAAGGTTTTATTGAAGATGATTGGAGAAATTGAGACAGGTAAAAAGTTAGGTGGTGAAAAATGAACGGAAAGGAGTTCCTCGAAAAGCTCGAGGATGAAATACACAACGCTGTTGTTGGAAAAGAAGATGTCATAGAGCTTTTGGCAGTTGCCCTGCTCGCTGAAGGTCACGTTATACTCGAAGGCATTCCGGGGGTCGCGAAGACTACTATAGCCAAGAGCTTTGCCAACGCGATTGGGTTAAAGTTCTCGAGAATCCAGCTCACCCCCGATCTTCTCCCGGCGGATATTATAGGCACGCTCTACTACGACCAAAAGAGGGGAGAGTTTAAAATCAAAAAAGGACCGATCTTTGGCAATATAATCCTTGCAGATGAAATAAACCGTGCACAGCCCAAAACTCAAAGCGCTCTGCTGGAGGCGATGCAGGAAGGCCAAGTGACTATAGAAGGTCACACATTAAAGCTCCCCCGGCCTTTTTTGGTTATCGCAACCAAAAACCCTCTCGAGTTCGAAGGGGTCTACACACTGCCCGAGGCTCAGCTGGACAGGTTTATGCTCCAAATAAAAGTCGGCTATCCAACCAAGGACGAGGAAATGAACATGCTCCTCAGAAAAGACAGAGGAAAGTTTAGAGAAGTGGAGCAGATATTCACCCCCACCCAGATATTGGGCCTCATGCAGAGGGTTAAGCAAGTCAAGACGAGCGAAGCTGTGCTGGAGTACCTATACAAGATTATAGCGAGAACTAGGAGAGATGATAGACTTCTGGTAGGAGCATCCCCGAGAGCCGCGGAGCACTTATTATACGCATCCAAAGCGCTGGCTTTCCTCAGGGGAAGGGATTATGTCATTCCAGATGACATAAAAGCCGTAGCGGTAAGTGTGCTCGTTCACAGGCTTTTAGTTAAAGCCGAATACGAGCTCGAAGGAGTGAAAGCGGAGGAAATAATAAGAGAGATCCTCGATGAAATAGAGGTGCCCATATGAAGCGTGAGGATATGCTGTGGACGCTCATAGGACTCAGCTTCGTCCACGGATACTTAGCTTCCAATCCATTTAGTGCGGTTTTTGGGGCGAGCTTGGGTGGCTATTTGATATACTCAAGAATGACGTTTAAGCCAAAGGTTGAAGTTGAGAGGAGTGTTGATGAAAACCTCGAAGAGGGGAAAAAGGCTAAAGTAACCCTTAAGGTCAAAAATCTCGGGAGCAAAGTGAAGATTAGAGTGAAAGAAAATGCTCCCCCCTGGGTGCAAGTAGAAGAGCCAGAGCCGGTGCTGCTTTCGCCCGAAGAGACAGCGTATATCGTATACCACATAATCCCCAATAAGAGGGGGGAATATGAGCTCTCAACAAAACTCGAGGTTTATGATCCCTCCGAGCTCTATTTTGAGGAGTTTGA from Palaeococcus pacificus DY20341 includes:
- a CDS encoding AAA family ATPase, with amino-acid sequence MNGKEFLEKLEDEIHNAVVGKEDVIELLAVALLAEGHVILEGIPGVAKTTIAKSFANAIGLKFSRIQLTPDLLPADIIGTLYYDQKRGEFKIKKGPIFGNIILADEINRAQPKTQSALLEAMQEGQVTIEGHTLKLPRPFLVIATKNPLEFEGVYTLPEAQLDRFMLQIKVGYPTKDEEMNMLLRKDRGKFREVEQIFTPTQILGLMQRVKQVKTSEAVLEYLYKIIARTRRDDRLLVGASPRAAEHLLYASKALAFLRGRDYVIPDDIKAVAVSVLVHRLLVKAEYELEGVKAEEIIREILDEIEVPI